In Pseudobacter ginsenosidimutans, the following are encoded in one genomic region:
- a CDS encoding methionyl-tRNA formyltransferase yields MIRVAILCNDRLCLPAVSWLMASGLAVAVGMPAATHETSLLIRSQCQHSGLPFQSFSRKSFAEDLRLWLDAYQPDLVLVKTFPWLIPSALLNIPSKGFINFHYAPLPAYRGPSPLFWMVRNQVKQGGVTVHQIDEHFDTGPVMLQQPVLIHPDFTFGMLVSQLAFAGLHCCKALMQGLNDGTLKQIPQPEHNAGWYRRQEPADLVVDWEKMSASSIRALVLACNPWNKGAATYCNNWIFGLTDVSLAGIIGNGNEQSHLPGTILTVDEKNGVLVSCLQNQLLRIDVIYCEEGFFPGYKLSSFGIKAGYRLGHYTMPAPAIQTPSHANLYPST; encoded by the coding sequence ATGATTCGTGTTGCCATTCTTTGTAATGATCGACTTTGCCTGCCTGCTGTGAGCTGGCTGATGGCATCAGGGCTGGCAGTAGCAGTAGGAATGCCTGCGGCTACGCATGAGACTTCCCTGCTCATCCGCAGTCAATGTCAGCATTCAGGGCTGCCATTTCAAAGTTTCAGCAGAAAATCATTTGCTGAAGATCTTCGTCTCTGGCTTGACGCCTATCAGCCGGACCTGGTACTGGTGAAAACATTTCCCTGGTTGATACCGTCTGCTTTGCTGAACATTCCTTCAAAAGGTTTTATCAATTTTCATTATGCTCCTTTGCCTGCTTACCGCGGTCCATCTCCTCTGTTCTGGATGGTCCGTAACCAGGTGAAACAGGGAGGCGTTACTGTTCATCAGATAGATGAACATTTTGATACCGGGCCTGTGATGCTGCAACAACCGGTTTTGATCCATCCGGATTTTACTTTCGGAATGCTGGTATCGCAACTGGCATTTGCCGGTTTGCATTGTTGCAAAGCGCTTATGCAGGGATTGAATGACGGTACGCTGAAGCAAATACCACAGCCGGAGCATAACGCAGGATGGTATCGCCGTCAGGAGCCTGCAGACCTGGTGGTTGACTGGGAGAAAATGTCAGCTTCTTCCATTCGCGCACTGGTACTGGCCTGCAATCCCTGGAACAAAGGCGCAGCCACTTACTGTAACAATTGGATCTTTGGTCTGACAGATGTTTCGCTGGCCGGAATCATTGGTAACGGAAATGAACAATCGCATTTGCCCGGAACCATATTGACCGTTGATGAAAAGAACGGTGTACTCGTTTCCTGTCTTCAAAACCAGCTTCTCAGGATCGATGTGATCTACTGTGAAGAGGGTTTCTTCCCCGGTTATAAGCTCTCCTCTTTTGGTATCAAAGCCGGCTACAGGCTGGGACATTACACAATGCCTGCTCCTGCAATTCAAACTCCTTCCCATGCCAACCTATATCCATCAACTTAA
- a CDS encoding T9SS type A sorting domain-containing protein: MTNHLPLIAFGKRLFITVMVLMLVLTGMAQQWTNVTRFGTSNGFETGRGVCTDASGNVYYVGQFSAGTDFDPGPGNTTLTPVGIYDNFITKYNSSGVFQWAKQCGGASQDFAVGITTDGTDVYIVGNFHTAATFDAISLSSNGGADIFVAKLSGSNGAFQWAQHYGAGSSDNGHSICTDGAGNLYITGTFTGNATIGAFPLTPTGGGGSDLLIAKLSASNGAILWAVNGGSSNATDGTASTICYHPGLTEVIVGAAYNAANATYGGFNLTNTGGNDMALLELNANTGVFLQAFGFGGTDANDDEIAGVCYDPVTTDIFLTGFYKGGLTFTGTPALTNAGMGDFFVSRYNPVTNAFTWAVSGGSSGEERSYGICSNGAGSVYIAGYYSASMSFGAVNLTAVTAAPEVLVGGLSVENGDKQWALSASGNDATLADQARAISTGGPMGKIAVTGQFAGAASFGPFNFNAAGNVDIFLAQLGSAPVLTVATTDPNCENGCDGSATANVSGGVAPYTYAWSSGSGTAATENNLCAGGYDLTVTDNIGQVVAKSFTISLPPVSIANEGADNAAFNISSSNTWIANSACRLIARVVPNGTSPIGGPTSAFVKFEPLVPVFPLVTGQPFVQRHYQITPASGASSATGRVTLYFTQAEFNAFNAHPGATLQLPTNSTDAAGKANLRIGKYPGSSSDNSGLPGTYTGAVEVIDPNDADIVFNATENRWEISFDVEGFSGFIVQTSSAPLPVTWLRVTAFLDAQQKAQLRWEVQEANVENYLVERSTDGVGYATISTIISQGDGEHSYSFNESTSHTGKVYYRIRQVDKDGRASYSQIMIVNNQQGGTVTVYPNPSGGVMNLNITDRSLMNTVARLYNSDGRELQQINIRETVTRISLGNYVKGTYFLRLSNGETLKLIRK; the protein is encoded by the coding sequence ATGACAAATCATTTACCTCTGATTGCATTCGGGAAACGGCTATTCATAACGGTTATGGTATTGATGCTGGTATTGACCGGTATGGCGCAACAGTGGACGAACGTAACCCGATTCGGCACTTCAAATGGCTTCGAAACAGGACGTGGTGTTTGTACTGACGCCAGCGGGAATGTATATTATGTTGGTCAATTTTCAGCAGGCACTGATTTCGATCCCGGCCCGGGTAATACAACTTTAACACCCGTTGGCATTTACGATAATTTTATAACGAAGTACAATTCATCCGGAGTATTCCAGTGGGCAAAGCAGTGCGGAGGAGCGAGCCAGGATTTTGCAGTGGGGATCACTACAGATGGAACGGATGTGTATATCGTTGGTAATTTCCATACAGCCGCAACCTTTGACGCCATCAGCCTTTCATCCAATGGCGGGGCCGATATCTTTGTTGCGAAATTGAGTGGCAGTAACGGCGCTTTCCAATGGGCACAGCATTATGGCGCCGGAAGCAGCGATAATGGTCATTCCATTTGTACGGATGGAGCAGGTAATCTGTACATTACAGGAACTTTTACCGGCAATGCCACCATTGGAGCATTCCCGCTTACACCAACCGGAGGAGGCGGCAGCGATCTGTTGATAGCCAAACTCTCTGCATCCAATGGTGCCATATTATGGGCTGTAAACGGAGGCTCATCCAATGCAACTGATGGTACTGCATCAACAATTTGTTATCATCCGGGTCTCACTGAAGTGATCGTTGGCGCTGCTTATAATGCAGCGAATGCTACATACGGAGGTTTCAATCTTACCAATACGGGCGGCAATGATATGGCATTGCTGGAACTGAATGCAAACACGGGAGTCTTCCTTCAGGCTTTCGGGTTTGGAGGAACAGATGCCAATGATGATGAAATTGCCGGTGTTTGTTATGATCCGGTGACTACCGATATTTTTCTTACAGGATTCTATAAAGGCGGACTAACGTTTACGGGCACACCGGCTTTGACCAATGCAGGAATGGGCGATTTTTTTGTATCCCGGTATAACCCTGTTACCAATGCTTTTACATGGGCAGTCAGTGGAGGTAGTTCAGGAGAGGAGCGCAGTTATGGTATCTGCAGCAACGGGGCAGGTTCAGTTTATATTGCCGGTTACTATAGTGCGTCTATGAGCTTCGGGGCTGTCAATCTTACTGCAGTTACCGCAGCACCGGAAGTGCTGGTAGGTGGACTCAGTGTTGAGAATGGCGATAAACAGTGGGCATTGAGTGCATCGGGAAATGATGCTACGCTTGCTGATCAGGCGCGTGCAATATCAACAGGCGGACCGATGGGGAAGATCGCAGTAACAGGCCAGTTTGCCGGTGCAGCCAGTTTTGGTCCATTCAATTTCAATGCTGCCGGTAATGTGGACATCTTCCTGGCGCAACTCGGCAGCGCCCCCGTACTCACTGTTGCTACCACAGATCCGAATTGCGAAAATGGCTGCGATGGAAGCGCTACTGCTAATGTATCCGGCGGTGTAGCGCCTTATACTTATGCATGGTCCTCAGGCAGCGGAACTGCTGCAACGGAAAACAATCTTTGTGCAGGAGGATATGATCTTACGGTAACCGATAATATTGGACAAGTGGTGGCGAAGAGTTTTACGATAAGTCTTCCTCCTGTTTCTATCGCCAATGAAGGAGCGGATAATGCTGCCTTCAATATCAGTTCCTCCAATACATGGATCGCCAATTCCGCCTGCCGCCTTATTGCGCGGGTTGTGCCGAATGGCACCAGTCCGATCGGCGGACCAACCAGTGCCTTTGTGAAATTTGAGCCGCTGGTGCCGGTATTCCCGTTGGTAACCGGACAACCATTTGTACAGCGACATTACCAGATCACGCCTGCATCCGGCGCGTCTTCGGCCACAGGAAGGGTAACGCTTTATTTTACGCAGGCAGAATTCAATGCATTCAATGCCCACCCGGGTGCTACCTTGCAACTGCCAACCAATTCAACAGATGCGGCAGGTAAAGCCAATCTCCGGATCGGAAAATACCCCGGCAGTTCAAGTGATAATTCGGGACTGCCCGGAACCTATACCGGCGCAGTGGAAGTGATCGATCCGAATGATGCTGATATTGTTTTCAACGCAACAGAGAATCGCTGGGAGATCAGTTTCGATGTGGAAGGTTTCAGTGGTTTCATCGTTCAAACTTCTTCTGCGCCGCTGCCAGTCACCTGGCTGCGGGTAACCGCATTCCTGGATGCGCAACAAAAAGCACAGCTGAGATGGGAAGTGCAGGAAGCGAATGTTGAGAATTATTTGGTGGAAAGATCAACCGACGGGGTCGGCTACGCCACCATCAGCACCATCATTTCTCAGGGAGATGGGGAACATAGTTACAGCTTCAATGAATCCACTTCGCATACTGGTAAGGTTTATTACCGGATCAGGCAGGTGGATAAAGACGGGCGCGCCTCTTACAGTCAGATAATGATCGTTAACAATCAGCAGGGAGGTACCGTTACCGTATATCCGAACCCGTCAGGTGGCGTGATGAACCTGAACATTACGGACAGGAGCCTTATGAATACAGTGGCCAGGTTGTATAACAGCGATGGACGCGAGTTACAGCAGATCAATATCAGGGAGACCGTAACCAGGATCTCACTAGGTAATTATGTCAAGGGGACTTATTTCCTCAGGCTATCCAACGGAGAAACTTTGAAACTGATAAGAAAATAA
- a CDS encoding RNA polymerase sigma factor, which produces MENLVNEQVILNRVAADDRDAFREIYNHYYPAVQQYVLLFSFDLSRQDELTQDVFVRIWEKRHKLTNVESFQNYLFKITKNQVLNYIRGARVQQRIKEAQLLSDEPVTDDTDHKVQLNQYYRMAADAIEQLPAGRKQVLKMSIEEGLTLDEIAEKLGISKSGVKNQLYAGIAHVRQYLERNAGISTLLYVFLSLLDG; this is translated from the coding sequence ATGGAAAACCTAGTAAATGAGCAGGTGATTTTAAATCGGGTTGCGGCGGATGACAGGGACGCTTTCAGAGAGATATACAACCACTATTATCCGGCAGTACAGCAGTACGTGCTGTTGTTTTCGTTTGATCTTTCGAGACAGGATGAACTTACCCAGGATGTTTTTGTACGGATCTGGGAAAAGAGACATAAGCTCACCAATGTAGAATCATTCCAGAACTATCTTTTCAAAATAACCAAGAACCAGGTATTGAATTATATCCGCGGTGCGCGGGTGCAGCAGCGGATCAAGGAAGCCCAGCTATTGTCCGACGAGCCCGTTACGGACGATACGGACCACAAGGTGCAGCTCAATCAATATTATCGTATGGCGGCGGACGCAATCGAACAACTGCCGGCCGGCAGGAAACAGGTTTTGAAAATGAGCATCGAAGAGGGACTTACCCTGGATGAGATTGCCGAAAAACTGGGGATTTCCAAATCCGGGGTCAAAAACCAGCTTTATGCAGGGATTGCCCATGTTCGTCAGTACCTGGAAAGAAATGCAGGGATCTCCACTTTATTATATGTATTCCTTTCTCTGTTAGACGGGTAA